A single Mytilus trossulus isolate FHL-02 chromosome 12, PNRI_Mtr1.1.1.hap1, whole genome shotgun sequence DNA region contains:
- the LOC134693893 gene encoding uncharacterized protein LOC134693893 isoform X2: MMVDTCAVITYNITNINQGQGQCNLKEDATNAFPYQYVSTTGMCVMKRDDIQHVQGVLTPEVTSTSSNILDTSEAETTLNPVTVIPYSNTSIIGTVEVIQNLCDTYTSNDIIVLTRGGIYVYDEYDDLWTSSGTCMPVQAFEDIFNAYPNLPDITEIEAIHSTNTDRVELYANNYVWSFLFAAGSLQYTDPGYPMTYTQHLKQKTNRPSLNYSITHPLWAIQRGVYGNQERYFYENGKIHLYSISQPYYIQMTVTQKYYNANNINLNPWIKLPPNVADILLIPAQWNNYIVLTSDGQCHEYVINYVVNLNDPAVSINFLGNIVF; this comes from the exons ATGATGGTTGATACGTGTGCTGTCATCACATACAATATCACCAACATTAACCAGGGACAAGGTCAATGTAATTTGAAAGAGGACGCAACAAACGCGTTCCCCTACCAATATGTAAGCACTACAGGCATGTGTGTTATGAAACGTGATGATATACAGCATGTACAGGGCGTACTAACACCTGAAGTAACAAGCACCTCATCGAACATTCTAGATACATCGGAGGCGGAGACAACTTTAAACCCGGTAACAGTAATCCCGTATTCCAATACT TCTATTATTGGTACAGTAGAAGTCATACAGAATCTATGTGATACATACACCTCTAATGACATTATTGTACTGACACGTGGTGGCATCTACGTCTATGACGAGTACGATGATTTGTGGACCAGTTCGGGGACATGCATGCCAGTGCAAGCATTCGAGGACATATTTAATGCCTACCCCAATCTACCGGATATAACAGAGATTGAAGCCATACATTCTACTAATACAGATAGAGTGGAATTATATGCCA ATAATTATGTGTGGTCATTTCTTTTCGCTGCTGGTTCACTCCAGTATACAGACCCTGGATATCCAATGACGTATACACAACACTTAAAACAGAAGACAAATAGACCATCGCTTAATTATTCTATAACCCATCCTTTGTGGGCAATACAGCGTGGGGTTTACGGAAACCAGGAAAGGTATTTCTATGAAAACGGCAAGATACATTTGTATTCGATTTCTCAACCATACTATATCCAAATGACAGTAACGCAGAAATACTACAATGCCAACAATATCAATTTGAATCCTTGGATTAAACTGCCACCAAATGTAGCAGATATACTTCTGATACCGGCGCAATGGAACAATTACATAGTGTTGACGTCAGACGGGCAATGTCATGAATACGTCATCAATTATGTAGTAAATTTAAATGATCCAGCAGTCAGCATAAATTTTTTAGGCAATattgtattttga